The window TATAAAATCAATAAAATAAATAAAATCAATAATTTAAGAGACCTATTTAATAAAAAAGGAGAGGGTAATTATGAAAAAATCATTAAAAACATTAGTTTTAGTCGTATCACTGGCCACAATTACAGCATGTGCCAATGCTTCAACAGGAATGGGAAATTCTTCAGGGGGAATGAATAATAGACCTCCAAGATTTGAAAAGATTTCAGAGGAGGATTTTTATGCTGGGTTAAATGTTACGAGCAGTGTAAAAGCTAAAATACAGGTTATTTTAGATGATTTCAAAACTTCCTTTGAAAGTAAACTAAAAAGTTCGCAGATGCCGCCAGCCAGAGAAGAGATTGAGCCACTTGTAAAAGCAAGAGATTCAAAAATAAAACCTTTACTTACAGATAGTCAATACGAAACTTATAAGAAAACTGTAGAAGGTTTGTTTGCTCCTGATGAGGATCAAAGACCTCCGAGACAATAAGTTTTCAGTAGTTTTAAGTACAGCTTTAACTGTACTTAGAACTACCAGCCACAAAACTATATTGAGATAAATTAGAGTTTTGAATTTATGAGGATGGAAATCCAAAAAGAGTGTCGGAATTAGTTTTTTATAGTTATTCGTTACAGACTCTTCAGATTATTTCTTTCTCGATAAATTCAAAACTCACTCTGAGATTATAATAGCAAAGTAAAAGCATTTTGGGTTATGAGACTGAAGGTTAAAATATAATAATTTTATTTTTAGGAGGATTAAAATGATCAAAGTGATTAATGATAAGTGTAAAGCTTGTGGTGAATGTATACTGGCATGTCCTTGCGACGTACTTAGAATGGATAAAGAAACTGGTCTAGCTACTGTAAAATACCCTGATGACTGTCAGCTCTGTAATCTATGTGTCTATTACTGTCCCTATGATGCCATGGAATTGACAGCTGAAAAAAATGGAAAGCTTGTTCTCAGCTGGAGTTAATAAAAGAAGGTGGTGCAGGAAGTATGATAATCCATACAAAAGAAGAGTATACTACAGATATATTAGTTATAGGTGGAGGAATTGCAGCCGTTTTCGCAGCAACCAGAGCCAGTAAAAATAAAACCAATGTAATAGTGGTAGATAAGGGCAGTATAGGAAGATCGGGGCAGACACCATTTGCCAGTGCTATGGCTGTTTTTGATGAAGAACTTGGACATAAAAGAGATGAATGGCACAGAATTGTAGAAGAAAATTCTAAAAAACTCAATAACCCTGCATATTTAGATTCATATATGGATTATTCCAAGGAGATATATAAAGATCTGGAAAGCTGGAAAGCAACTGACGTTGGATTTGGGGGAGTATTAAGAAAAAAACTACTAGAGGATAAGAATATAAAAATTATTGAAAGAACCATGATTACAACACTTCTTGAGGAAAATAATGTTGTTACAGGGGCTGTTGGATTTTCTCTTGATAGCGAAAAAGCAATTGTAATAAAGGCTAAATCTGTAATCTTGTGTACAGGTGCCGGTGGATTTAAACCAAATGGCTTTCAAGTGAGTTCCCTGACTTTTGATGGAGATGCCATGGCCTATAAAATAGGAGCAAAAATCTCAGGAAAAGAGTTTGTAGATACACATGACAATGATCCTGATTCCCCTGCATATTGCTGGGGGCAATGGCAAGGAATGTGGAGCATGGGACTTCCAAAATTAACAGAAGGTCCTATGGAAGGCGGAGGTCAGGCCCTTGACTTAACTGGAGCCCTTGCGGCACATAAGGGATTAATACCTGTGGAAATGCCAAGGCCAGATGGACCACCTCTAGGTAAAGGAGATGGAAAACAAGGCCCGCCAAATGGTGAAAGATCAGATAGACCTCAAGGCCCGCCAGGTGGGAAAGAAGATAGAGAAGGTGATCATCCAAAAGGAGGGCACCCAGAGCATCCTATCGGAGGAGCATCAGCAGGACTCAGTGTACATAAGGCTGAAGGTTTATTTCCAAGTGACAATAAGTGTGCAACTTCTATCAAAGGGCTCTATGCAGCTGGAGACTGCCTGTCTTCAATGCTGGTTGGACCTATTTATAATGGAGTAGGTGGATTCTCTGTAATGGGGTCAGCTGTACAGGGAGCCGTTGCAGGAGAAGCTTCTGCAAAATATGTAAAGAATAAAATTATAAAAAATATTAGCGATGAAAAAATAACAAATTCAATTATTGAGATGTTTGAACCTTTAAATTATGAAAAAGGGTATTCTCCAGGATGGGTAGAGCATCTGATACAAGGGGTTTTAACACCTTATTATGTCTTATATATAAAAGAAAAAAATAGATTGGAATCTGCACTTACAATGGTTGAGTTTTACAGAGAGCATTTTGTACCTAGGTTAAAAGCTAAAGACCTTCACGACTTAAGGAAGGCTCATGAAGTAAAAAATATGCTCTTAAATGCAGAGATGAAACTGAGATCATCACTTTTTAGAACTGAAAGCAGAGGGAATCATTATAGAGAGGATTACCCTGAAAGTGATGATAAAAACTGGCTTGCCTGGGTAGTTATTAAGCGGAATAATAAGGGTGAGATGGAACTTGAAAAATTCAACAGAGATGATTATAAAAAAATGATTAAATCATAAAAAAATTGACTTCATAAAAATTCAAAATATAATCGAAGCTTTTTTAAAAACTTATAATTTCATCTTTTTTTATGCCTGAAAGGAGGTAAAATTGACGAATTATTCAAAAGATAGATACAGTACTGATGTATTGGTTATTGGCGGTGGAATAGCAGCTGTGTTTGCTGCTACTAGAGCCACTGAAGCTGGTGCAAAAGTAATTGTAGTTGATAAAGGAAGCATCGGTAGATCAGGTCAAACACCCTTTGCAAGTGGAATGACAATTTTTGATGAAGAGTCAGGTCATGATAGAGCTAACTGGCATCGAATATTAGAAGAAAATTCTAAAAAATTAAATAACCCGGCATATTTAGATATGTACATGGATTATTCTAAAGAGATCTATAGTGATCTAGAAAAATGGGGAGCTACCAATACGGGTTTTGGAAAAGTATTCAGAGATAAGTTACTTGCTAACGGTAATATCAAAGTTATTGAAAGAACAATGATAACAACATTATTAGAAGAAAATGGTCATATTGTTGGGGCTACAGGTTTTAAGCTAGATAGTGAAGAAGCCGTATTGATTAAAGCTAAAACAGTGATTTTGTGTACAGGAGCAGGAGGATTTAAACCAAATGGTTTTCAGGTTGGCTCGCTGACATTTGACGGAGATGCCATGGCTTATAGAATAGGTGCTAAAATTTCCGGGAAAGAGTTTGTAGATACACATGATACAAATAGTGAAACACCTGCATATTGTTGGGGACTACCATTTCAGAGAAAGTGGAGCATGGGACTTCCGAAAGAAACTGACGGACCAGTTGATGGCGGAGGGATGGCACTTGATTTAAGTTCGGCTATAGAGGCGCATAAGGGTTTGATTCCTGTAGAAATGAAAAGACCTGAAGGCCCACCACCTGGTGGAGATAACCCACCTATGGACAAAAGACCTAAAGGGGATAGACCACCAATGGGAAAAAAACCTGAAGGAAGACCTGAAGAAGGAAAAGCACATCTGGAAATGTCAGGAGATATGGTAGGAGGAGCATCAGCAGGGCTTAGTGTGCATAAGGCTGAAGGTTTATTTCCCAGTGACGATAAATGTGCAACAAATATAAAAGGATTGTATGCAGCAGGAGACTGTCTGTCTTCCATGTTAGTTGGACCAATATACAATGGAGTGGTTGGATTTTCAGTGACTGGATCAGCTGTACAGGGCTCAGTTGCAGGGAAGGTAGCGGCGAAATATGCAAAAGGAAAATCTTTTATAAATATTTCAGACTCAAAAATGTCCGCAGCTATCGATGAGATCTTTGAACCCTTAAAAAAAGAAAAAGGGTATTCCCCTGGATGGGTGGAGCATTTGATTCAGGGAATTTTGACTCCTTATTATGTCTTATTTATAAAAGACAAAGACAGGCTAGAGTCAGCACTTACAATGGTTGAATTTTATAAAGATCACTTTTTACCAAATTTAAAGGCAGAAGATCTACATGACTTAAGAAAAGTCAACGAAGTAAAAAATATGCTTTTAAATGCCGAGATGAAATTAAGATCATCACTTTTCAGAACAGAAAGCAGGGGAAATCATTACAGGGAAGATTATCCTGATCAAAATGACAAAGAGTGGCTTGCCTGGGTCGTCATGGAAAAGGGCCCTGACGGAAAAATGAAGCTTGAAAAATTCCCTGTAAAAGATTTTAAAAAATTAATTGCCTAAACTCTAATAAACGAGGTGAAAAAGATGTATGTTAATAGACGAGCATTTATTAAGGGTGCTCTTGGTATAGGTGTAGCAGGTGCCGCCATAGCAGCAGGATTTATAAAGAACAGATCACCTAAAGAGATCTCACAGCTTATGGAAACTGCGCTAGAGCAGGAAACTGATATTTTGGTAATCGGCGGAGGTATCGCAGGGGTTTTTGCAGCTCTGAGAGCCAGCAGAAACGGAGCCAAGGTGATACTTGTAGATAAAGGAAGTGTGGGAAGGTCTGGCCAGACTCCGTTTGCCAATGGTTTTGCTGTATTTGATGAGGCCAACGGAGATGACAGAGCTACATGGCACAAAAATATGGCTACAAATACTGATGGAATACACAGACCGGAATATCTAGATCAGCTAATGGACTACTCTAAAGAGATATATGAAGAGATGGAGTCATGGGGAGCTACAAAGGTTGGTTTCGGTAAGGTTTTCAGAGAGAAATTATACAATGAAGGAATTCAAATAATTGAAAGAACTATGCTGACTACACTTCTTGAAAAAAACGGGAAAGTAGCTGGGGCTGTGGGATTTAAATTAGACAGCGAAGAGGCAGTGGTAGTAAAGGCAAAATCTGTAATTTTATGTACTGGTGCCGGGGCTTTTAAACCCAACGGGTTTCAAGTACGTTCACTGACAAATGACGGTGACGCCATGGCCTATAGAATAGGTGGTAAGATTTCCGGGAAAGAGTTTGTAGATACTCATTTTACTGGCTCTGATAGTCCAGCTTATTGCTGGGGAAACTGGAAAAACCAATGGGAAACTGGGATAATGAAGGTAGAAAATGGCCCTGAAGCAAATGGAATGGGACTAGACCTCAATATGTATCACAGTGCACATGCAGCTAATATCCCAGTTACCATGGGACCTCCTGGAGGAGGGAACGTAGAAAAAAAACCACCAGAAAGCATGGGAACCGGAAAAAAAGAACCTGGAATGGAGGGAGGGAAGCCTCCTGGAATGGGTGACGGTGATCCTATAGGAGGATCTACAGCAGGAATGGGAGTTCACAAAAGTGAGGGACTTTTCCCAACTGATGCCAAATGCGGAACTAATATAGAGGGGCTATTTGCAGCAGGAGACAGTTTATCGTCTATGTTGGTAGGAGGTAAATATGTAGGAGTAATCGGATTTGCCCTTGCAGGTTCTGCAACACAAGGAGCCTTGGCAGGAGAGGTTGGAGCTGAATACATAAAAACATCCAGTATGCCTAAGATCAGCGACACCACTATAAATGCTATAAAAGAAGAGATGTTTGCACCGAGGGAAAGAGAAAAAGGTTATAGTCCAGCCTGGGTGACTCAGATGCTTCAGTTTAACATGATCCCATACTATGTACTTTACATAAAAAAAGAGGACAGGTTAAAGGCAGCATTAAAAAATATAGAGTTTTTCAGAGATCATTTTGCAGATAAGATGATAGCAAGTGATGCTCACGATCTGAGATTGGTTCATGAAACAAAAAATATGATATTGAATGCAGAGATGAAGCTGAAAGCTTCGCTGTTTAGGACTGAGAGCAGAGGAAACCACTATAGGGAAGATTATCCAGAAACAAACGACAAAGACTGGCTTGCCTGGGTTGTAATTGAAAAAGATAAAGGTGGAGAGATGAAACTGTCTAAAGTACCGGTAAATGGATAAATTCAATATTGATTTTTAATTTTAAAGGAGGAAAAGATAATGGGTTCAACAGAATTAATGATTGTTTTGGCTATAGTAGTTCTTGTATTTGGGTCATCAGCGATACCAAAATTAGCTAAATCAGTGGGAGAAGCAAGAAGAGAGTTTAATAAAGCAATTAAAGATGAAGATAAAGAGATAAAGAAAGACGGAGAAGTATAAACAATGGAAGCAAACGCAGCATCAGACAAGTATATGCATATATTTGAACATCTTAAGGAATTGAGGAAAAAGCTTATTATTTCAGTGATCAGTTTTGCAATATTTGTTGTGGTGGCCTTTGCTATTCACAATCAGATTGTAGATTTGTTTATTAAATTCTACTCCTCTATACCTAGCGGCGGAGAGAATAAGCTCTTTGTGAACTCCATAGTTGAAGGGATGACAACGAAAATTAAAATATCCCTCATCACCGGCCTTATTCTCTCCATGCCCTTGCATCTTTATAACATTGTGGCATTTATTTTTCCCGCCTTAAATAAAAAGGAGAAGATGTGTCTCGCGGCGGCACTAGTCTGCAGTTTTGTACTGGTAATAGTGAGC is drawn from Ilyobacter polytropus DSM 2926 and contains these coding sequences:
- a CDS encoding 4Fe-4S dicluster domain-containing protein; protein product: MIKVINDKCKACGECILACPCDVLRMDKETGLATVKYPDDCQLCNLCVYYCPYDAMELTAEKNGKLVLSWS
- a CDS encoding FAD-dependent oxidoreductase is translated as MIIHTKEEYTTDILVIGGGIAAVFAATRASKNKTNVIVVDKGSIGRSGQTPFASAMAVFDEELGHKRDEWHRIVEENSKKLNNPAYLDSYMDYSKEIYKDLESWKATDVGFGGVLRKKLLEDKNIKIIERTMITTLLEENNVVTGAVGFSLDSEKAIVIKAKSVILCTGAGGFKPNGFQVSSLTFDGDAMAYKIGAKISGKEFVDTHDNDPDSPAYCWGQWQGMWSMGLPKLTEGPMEGGGQALDLTGALAAHKGLIPVEMPRPDGPPLGKGDGKQGPPNGERSDRPQGPPGGKEDREGDHPKGGHPEHPIGGASAGLSVHKAEGLFPSDNKCATSIKGLYAAGDCLSSMLVGPIYNGVGGFSVMGSAVQGAVAGEASAKYVKNKIIKNISDEKITNSIIEMFEPLNYEKGYSPGWVEHLIQGVLTPYYVLYIKEKNRLESALTMVEFYREHFVPRLKAKDLHDLRKAHEVKNMLLNAEMKLRSSLFRTESRGNHYREDYPESDDKNWLAWVVIKRNNKGEMELEKFNRDDYKKMIKS
- a CDS encoding FAD-dependent oxidoreductase, with amino-acid sequence MTNYSKDRYSTDVLVIGGGIAAVFAATRATEAGAKVIVVDKGSIGRSGQTPFASGMTIFDEESGHDRANWHRILEENSKKLNNPAYLDMYMDYSKEIYSDLEKWGATNTGFGKVFRDKLLANGNIKVIERTMITTLLEENGHIVGATGFKLDSEEAVLIKAKTVILCTGAGGFKPNGFQVGSLTFDGDAMAYRIGAKISGKEFVDTHDTNSETPAYCWGLPFQRKWSMGLPKETDGPVDGGGMALDLSSAIEAHKGLIPVEMKRPEGPPPGGDNPPMDKRPKGDRPPMGKKPEGRPEEGKAHLEMSGDMVGGASAGLSVHKAEGLFPSDDKCATNIKGLYAAGDCLSSMLVGPIYNGVVGFSVTGSAVQGSVAGKVAAKYAKGKSFINISDSKMSAAIDEIFEPLKKEKGYSPGWVEHLIQGILTPYYVLFIKDKDRLESALTMVEFYKDHFLPNLKAEDLHDLRKVNEVKNMLLNAEMKLRSSLFRTESRGNHYREDYPDQNDKEWLAWVVMEKGPDGKMKLEKFPVKDFKKLIA
- a CDS encoding FAD-dependent oxidoreductase produces the protein MYVNRRAFIKGALGIGVAGAAIAAGFIKNRSPKEISQLMETALEQETDILVIGGGIAGVFAALRASRNGAKVILVDKGSVGRSGQTPFANGFAVFDEANGDDRATWHKNMATNTDGIHRPEYLDQLMDYSKEIYEEMESWGATKVGFGKVFREKLYNEGIQIIERTMLTTLLEKNGKVAGAVGFKLDSEEAVVVKAKSVILCTGAGAFKPNGFQVRSLTNDGDAMAYRIGGKISGKEFVDTHFTGSDSPAYCWGNWKNQWETGIMKVENGPEANGMGLDLNMYHSAHAANIPVTMGPPGGGNVEKKPPESMGTGKKEPGMEGGKPPGMGDGDPIGGSTAGMGVHKSEGLFPTDAKCGTNIEGLFAAGDSLSSMLVGGKYVGVIGFALAGSATQGALAGEVGAEYIKTSSMPKISDTTINAIKEEMFAPREREKGYSPAWVTQMLQFNMIPYYVLYIKKEDRLKAALKNIEFFRDHFADKMIASDAHDLRLVHETKNMILNAEMKLKASLFRTESRGNHYREDYPETNDKDWLAWVVIEKDKGGEMKLSKVPVNG
- a CDS encoding twin-arginine translocase TatA/TatE family subunit, translating into MGSTELMIVLAIVVLVFGSSAIPKLAKSVGEARREFNKAIKDEDKEIKKDGEV
- the tatC gene encoding twin-arginine translocase subunit TatC translates to MEANAASDKYMHIFEHLKELRKKLIISVISFAIFVVVAFAIHNQIVDLFIKFYSSIPSGGENKLFVNSIVEGMTTKIKISLITGLILSMPLHLYNIVAFIFPALNKKEKMCLAAALVCSFVLVIVSIYLSYFKILPISIKFLTDSDFIPQDVGLLLNYNTNLFYALYFVFWSIIGFQSPIVFVLLMAFNIVKRKTALAASRYIIVFIFIISAVVTPPDVVSQVGLALPLVILYFLAILVAKIFKFGE